The following are encoded together in the Bradyrhizobium algeriense genome:
- a CDS encoding class I SAM-dependent methyltransferase has protein sequence MDRQTLAAYELDAAAFAKDWLAQPAPVDLQEVVERFFVRGGTSADIGCGCGREVAWLHANGFSAVGFDPSEGLLNEARRRYPSFKFAHAELPELRGVGTFDNVLCETVIMHLDRKQIAASVRRLLDIVKPSGILYLSWRVTEGADQRDAQGRLYAAFDSALVLAELKATTVLLDEEAVSASSGKKIHRLVVKKPGLEIRE, from the coding sequence ATGGACCGTCAGACGCTCGCCGCTTACGAACTGGATGCGGCGGCGTTCGCGAAGGACTGGCTCGCTCAGCCGGCGCCCGTCGACCTGCAGGAGGTCGTCGAGCGGTTTTTCGTGCGCGGCGGCACCTCGGCGGATATCGGCTGCGGCTGCGGCCGCGAAGTCGCCTGGCTCCACGCGAACGGTTTTTCGGCCGTGGGCTTCGATCCTTCCGAAGGCCTGCTCAACGAGGCGCGCCGGCGATATCCCTCGTTCAAGTTCGCGCATGCCGAATTGCCCGAACTGCGCGGCGTAGGCACCTTCGATAACGTCCTGTGCGAAACCGTGATCATGCATCTCGACCGCAAGCAGATAGCGGCATCGGTTCGCCGTCTGCTCGATATCGTCAAGCCCAGCGGTATTCTCTATCTGAGCTGGCGCGTTACCGAGGGCGCTGATCAACGCGACGCGCAGGGACGGCTTTACGCGGCCTTCGATTCCGCCTTGGTGCTGGCGGAATTGAAGGCGACGACGGTGTTGCTGGATGAAGAGGCAGTCAGCGCCTCATCCGGAAAGAAGATTCATCGGCTCGTGGTGAAGAAGCCGGGGCTGGAAATTCGCGAGTAG